In Ananas comosus cultivar F153 linkage group 7, ASM154086v1, whole genome shotgun sequence, the sequence TAATGAAAATAACAAggctatatattattaatagcattaaattattagtgctattaaattttcagtCCTCGaatgaagagatgtgcggttagcatgatagtggtctccggttagcataataacaattttttagggctgagtgggtggttgattaaatagtatgatccaaCTAGTAAAAATGGTTAAAGAGGTAGATTCAACGGTGAAAAATTCAATGGCATcaagcgcttggtactattgatagcataatagtaaaaaatctttatatatatatatatatatatatataaaatatttagactgtatatataatttaattaaaaaaatttataatatgtaTTTCTACAAATTAACAAttcatatataatacatgtgTGTATATCATTGAAGTACAGGTCCCTGGAATGTTGTTCTTTTGGGCCAGTAATTTATTGGCATATATACAAAGCACGCTTGACGCCACTCCAGCATACGAACAAATATTGGAATGTGCCCAGAATGCCTAATTTTGACGATTTCGAGCCGAGAGGGACCGGCACCTAACCGGCGGCGGCCATCGATCTCGATGCGCAGCCGCCCGCNTATGGCTCGGCGGGCGCTCAATCACGCCGCAGATGGCGGTGCCGGTCGAGTCCAAACGCCCAACTTTTGGAAGTCAATTTTTGACCACTTGGTGCCAACATATGTGGGGTCGATATGGCAGTGTTGTGTCCAATCGAGCGAGCGTTTCACATTAATAAGGGTTACATTGGAGAGGTTGGCATCTTGGCACGATCTCTATCGTCCTGGGTTTTCTCTATAGGTTGGTATAAGTTGGTACAAGTTGGTTTGGATGGTGACATCAATCCCCTCGGTTACTGCCACTTGTGAGTAACAAGTCAACTGTTCagaccgactgtccctagagcaagtggcaaagggtttgatgattggtacccgaaacccaagttcgaatcctagttgattcacatttcttgctaagtttatttctaaataaagtaaacgaagcgggtagcgtgtaacctatctctcaaaaaaaaaaaaaaaaaaaaagtcaactgTTCATGGCAACAAGAGTGCTGTAATGTGGACACTCCTGTGTGGTTGGATACATTTAATTTGCTGGTGCATATATAACTCAAATGTCTTACGTTTCAAATAAATACACAATTTTTTGATGTCTGAGGTTTCCATTGGTAATCTAAACTTGTATTATTTCGCAATTCTCAAAATGATATATACctttatgtattattaatgtTTTGCAAATTATAGCACTTTTCAATTCATGTTTCAAGCGGTTGGAAATTGATATGTCGGAGATATTCTATTAGATGCTTATATTCACAAAATACGAAAAGTAagttaaatagttaaaatatatgaaattttaattagttttttgtATAAATAACACGGAGTACTAATATTTTTCTTCgcagaaaaatataaatctgATTGAATATGATCATGCATTATATTTTCCGTATGATTCAATGAGAAAACTCAAAATTcacttatatattttatgtggACTACAAAGTTGACTTCTCAAGCCTAATGAGAAGTGGTTTTTTACTTCTGAAGTTGGACTTTGTTAATTaaaaaagctccaaaagaggaTTATAATGATGTAATCTAAAAGGACAAAACTGGGTTAAGTTCAATCAAATAGGAAGATTACAGATTAATCAGAGAATGAAAGTACAGGGCTAACTCTACGTGATCCGTAGATGATCGCTACGGTTGTAATGTGTTGGGTTGATCAGTCTCGGGTCTAAGCCGAACCAAACTCAACCTAGCAATTAAAAGGGTTCGCTCATGGACTCTCACAGTTGTGAAATAATAAGTCATTAAAACAATTTTCTTCTGTGTTTTTTTCACTGACCGGAAAAATGTGGTCAAATTCGCTCACTTGTGCTCAACATGTTTCCAAAAATACCTCGAGATAGTGTTATATATATTGACAGTAATTCAACTGCTGTCCCTGTGCTGcataattattacatttttttaaaaatttaagactTTACTTAAACATAATAAGAAACTTTAAATTCAATTGACTTGTCAGAATATAAGAAAGTATACACAAACTTTTGGCACATGCAATGAATTTGTGCGGAGCAtatatgttttattattattattattattattatttatttgagagAGAATGATAgtaaatcatttattttatttatttttaaaaattaattcagctagatatataaaataattagtttctGAATTTGAGACCGCGGATACCTCCATTAAATTCGTAAAAAATTGTACTAGATATAATCGGTATGTAAAAGCATGGATTTTAGGAAAGTACTTACACAGTTTTTTCTATTTAGGTATCAAAGATGCGTATAAAAATTCCCAAGttcataagttgttttgaaattgactcctcaactaatttctcttttaattattatattttccaacttttaattattttaatttaaaatactaaaaaactTTACCTCTTATTTAGTTGTCAACAAAAGTATCATTGATTCTAATAAAAGTTAATTtacttaataaatataatataaatttaaaaaattataaaacatatttcaaaatattttatagtcgAGGGGCTGTTGTACATTTTTCACTAGGAAATCTCATTGtacatttcatttatttttcttttgttataaatatatttttaaccacggagagagagagggaaaaaaaaaaagaaaaagaaaaaaaggcaaCGGTAGAAAGGAAACGGTAAAAGGCACTGTTTTTTATCTTACTCCCCTCTCCACGCTCCACATACCCCACACCATTGGCGACCCCCaaagcgctctctctctctctcgagatCTCGATCGAAGGCCCAACCCTAACGCCATTAAGTCGTTTTCGTCCAATTAAGGAAGGTCTctgtcgctctctctctctctcataattttttttcttttttttctgatttgtaGATCTTGTGTTGCAGTGTTCGTTACGCTTCCACCAGGTGGGCCAGTTTTTGGTGGCATTTCCCTACCCCCAATTCCACTTTTTCTgggttaatttatatatattttcccctTTTCGGTTGATCTAATTGTTCGCTTCAATCTCACTTAAAAGTCAtctctttttcttaatttttgacTCGTACGATCTCCTCTTTTCTGGGTTCTTAAACTTTCTATCGTTTTGCCTAACCCATAATGGGTAAAAATCGCATCTTGGGTTTAATTTCGCACATGCAATGTTgcgttttttgtttttcttttgtaagGACGAAAATATGCACATCAAGTGTATGGTATTTttctgcagaaaaaaaaaatgcactattTTTCTGGGTTCTTAAGCTTTTTCTAGTTTTCTCTAACACATATGGGAAAATTCACATCTTGAATCTAATTATTTCGCACAGTCCATTTTAAAGTGAAAAATGTGCACACCAAGAATTTGGTTTTTGGTTATTTGAATAAAGGGGGGAATAGTTTGGTATTCCTATTTCTGGGTATTTTAGAATCAGTTACATATACGACGATTGGATCCATTATTCATGCTTGTAGAAATTCTACATCATGGTTCTCCTTGCGATAGtgattgtttgtttgtttttttcttccatatttttcattaaaaagtttgatatttttcccttttctaGTTTCTTTTCTTGTCCTTATCAGGTTATTAAATGGAGAGGATGTTTAGGACCCACAATTTACATGACCTACCGAGTCATCATTAATATGAAAGGGGAGAATTTCTATTCCCATGATTTTTGTATGTCTAAAAAGGAAAATGGTGAAgctttttaataattatttcatgtAAATAtttacctttttcatttttaaccCCGAATTGGCTCTTCTATTCCCATGAATTTAAACTGGGTTACTATTCAATGATTAATCTACTAGTTGACTACACGTCTACACATTAGAATATACCTTCTTAGTCGGTGTTATTATAGAGACCACGTTCCTAGTTTCCATTGACAGAGGTGTTGGAATCATACCCAGcttatttttcaattaaaaaacaaCTTTTTTCATTGTTCTGAGTACAGTTGTATCAATTCCTTTTAACCATTTGTTCAATTAGGTAGGGTGTAGTTGTAAGATGGTTTATAATAATACGATCTTTAATTACTGTTCATAAGGAATTGTTGGCTCATTGAGTTATTGAAAACGTGTTGATTATTCCACCTTGGGTTTTTAACCCTGCGATTCTGCGCGGTTATTTCGTGAAGAAAACGGGGTAGATCTTAAGTGGGTTTTGGGTATTTAAGGAGCGGGGGCTGACCCTTTCTTGGGCAGCGAAAAAAGAAGgttcctttccttctcttccCCTCTTATTCTATTAGTAAAGATCTCTTCATTCAGTTCCTCTCTTGAGTCTTTCGGAGCATTTTTTGAGGTAATTCTCTAGCTGATCTGTGCAAATTTTTGTAATGagagctgaaaatttggctcaatttgtttttgttttggtttgcaAGGTATTCTAATTGCCATTCTCTTTGGTTGGGTCATTCCAAAATGTGATCTTTTCCTTGCTTCTTTCTTGTGCCAATAAGGATCCATTTTTTTAAGGGCTTTCGGTTTGAGATATCGTTAAATTTtccatttttctcttcttgttgccCCTTTCTCTTAGATCTATGTTGTTTTTCTGTTTTCAATTTTAGCAATGCAGGTATAGATAGATCTGtagtttttattaatatatcttTTGTCATTTTAAAGATTTGTAACTGTTTCTCGTTGGATCAATTaatccttctcctccttttgaGATTGATATGCAAGTTAATCAAACGTACCCcggaaatttctaaatttagttTCCTATTCAGATCTACTCATTTGATTgcaattttttgcatttttttttttgcattaatttGCAGATCTCTGCATATTACTTTCTCTTTGCATTTTGGCTGCTCATTTCTTTTAGTTTCTCAGTCTTCTTGGTCAATTGGCTCATCTTGTTTATTTTCTGAAGGTGGGGAATTCAATTTGCTAGATCCTCTTTTGATGCAAAAGTGTGCGACGCATCTTTTGATTTGGAAGGATGCTGATcccactttttatttatttagtattaAGAGAGcagtatataaaattttcttctccTTTATTATCTAGACAATGATCTATGGATTCCAGTATTTGGTGTTGAAACAAAATGTTTCCTTCCAAATCTTTTTTGGTATATATTTCTTTGAACCCTGAATATATGCCTATTTTGTTCGTCTTTAGTGAGAAATGAATTTTTACAttggaagaaataaaaattaataattgatatattgCTGTATGAGATTTAGTTTTCTGAATTAGTACGAATGCTCTTTAGTTGCATAGGTGatgtttattttcttaaaatcttCACTTAATTTACTTGCAGGCAGTAGAATAAGCCAAAAACATGGTGAAGATCTGCTGCATCGGAGCAGGCTATGTCGGCGGTCCGACAATGGCCGTGATAGCCCTTAAGTGCCCATCAATCGAGGTCGTGGTTGTTGACATCTCCACTACCCGCATTGCAGCCTGGAACAGCGACCAGCTCCCGATCTACGAGCCAGGCCTCGAGGATGTGGTCAAGGAGTGCCGTGGCCGCAACCTCTTCTTCAGCGTTGACGTTGAGAAGCACGTCTCTGAGGCCGACATCATCTTTGTCTCTGTCAACACCCCGACCAAAACCCGTGGTCTTGGTGCCGGCAAGGCTGCTGATCTCACCTACTGGGAGAGCGCCGCCCGCATGATCGCCAATGTCTCAAAATCCGACAAGATTGTTGTTGAGAAATCCACTGTCCCTGTCAAGACCGCTGAGGCGATCGAGAAGATCCTGACACATAACAGCAAGGGCATCAACTATCAGATCCTCTCCAACCCTGAATTCCTTGCAGAGGGCACGGCGATCAGTGACCTGTTCAACCCCGACCGCGTGCTAATTGGTGGGCGTGAGACTCCAGAGGGAAGGAAGGCAGTTCAGGCACTGAAGGAAGTTTATGCCCATTGGGTACCTGAGGATAGGATCCTAACCACTAACTTGTGGTCGGCTGAGCTATCCAAGCTTGCAGCTAACGCATTCCTGGCTCAGCGCATCTCGTCTGTCAATGCGATCTCTGCGCTTTGCGAGGCAACCGGTGCTAACGTGTCTGAGGTGGCCTACTCTGTCGGGAAGGACTCCCGTATTGGGCCCAAGTTCTTGAACGCCAGTGTCGGGTTCGGTGGGTCGTGCTTCCAAAAGGATATCCTTAACCTGGTCTACATCTGCGAGTGCAATGGTCTTCCTGAAGTGGCTAACTATTGGAAGCAGGTTATAAAGATTAACGACTACCAAAAAAGCCGGTTTGTGAACCGAGTTGTCTCCTCCATGTTCAATACTGTTGCGGGTAAGAAGATTGCGGTGCTCGGCTTTGCTTTTAAGAAGGATACTGGGGACACTAGGGAGACTCCCGCCATTGATGTGTGCAAGGGTTTGTTAGGTGATAAGGCCACAATCAGTATATATGATCCTCAAGTTACTGAAGATCAGATCCAACGTGATCTCGCCATGAACAAGTTCGATTGGGACCATCCAATTCACCTCCAGCCAATGAGCCCAACTGCGGTTAAGCAGGTTAGTGTGACTTGGGATGCATATGAGGCCACTAAGGGAGCTCATGGTGTATGCATTCTTACTGAGTGGGATGAGTTCAAGAACTTGGACTACGAGAAGATCTATGAGAACATGCAGAAGCCTGCTTTCCTGTTTGATGGGCGCAACGTGGTGGATCCGGTGAAGCTTAGGGCGATCGGATTCATTGTTTACGCCATTGGAAAGCCGCTCGACGCATGGCTCAAGGACCTGCCTGCGGTTGCTTAATAATAGAGGTTGCGATCAAGCAGAATGGTGATGGAAGAGCTTTTGTTGGTGTTAGATAAAACAACAATTCTTTATAGCTATTATTTCCTCATAGTGATTGGTTCTTTCCGTGGTCGTGTGTCGGATTAGGGGTTGAAACTAGTCAGTTTTATTGTTACCGAGCATTTTAGTATCATAACTGCTATGCTCTGTTTTTCTCTTTAAGATCTGGATACTGAAATTCTATTTTGCTAGTTGTCACATTTGTTCTTACTCCTACTTGATTACATCAGTTCTGTCAAATTTATGATATTTGGAATAAATTTTTcctcttcaattttttaatttttaccaaCTCTCCGATATTCCGCTAAATTGCTCTATCTTTCTACCCAGACACTTGATGTGTTGGAAATATTTGTCCCATTCCCAGCAGAAATAATTTCTGGAGTTATTTGGATTTATCAGGAACTGTTTGGGACGATGTTTTATAGTTATACCTTGCAGTAATTTAAATCTTCAATCCAGTTTTTATGTCACAGttaagtagtagtagtagtagtattaCTGAAATTCGTTCCAGCTGGTAGTTGTATTAATTTTCTGCTTCTAATTCTATCAGCCAATCTTTACACTTACAGCATCTGAACTTCACCCATGAATACTATTACCAAGCATCGCGTGTGGAGATCAAGCGTGTTTCTCAAATTTCATTGGCTCTTTAAAAAGAGTATTTCACAAACTGTCACATTAACGGATGCTTGGTAATTACATGTTGAAGTGAATACTCTCCTTGCTTTTGCAATGAAATTAGCATAGAAGCAACACTTGGTGGTTGGGCTTCGTCTTCAATGGTAAGAGAAGGGGACAGGCCCATGTTTGGGCCCATCTCGGCCCGTAATGAGTCTGGTACAATTGGGCTTGGACTATAAAAAGATTAGGCCCAATGAGAGCCCAATTTTGTACAATGCCTACTACTTAGACTGATAGAGTAATTTTGCGCGTACTCTTCAAAAAGTAGATGAGAGTAAAATATGGACTAAAATAGTTAGGTTTTGTGAACGATGTTTTGTCTGCGAAAATTTGTTATCGTCAATCTGTCGTGTACTATTGGTATTGATATAAGTATTATCTTTGATCCAGGAGTAGATGAAGTAAAAGATGAACTTCATCTGCTTTTTTTAAGGTTTATTATTATCCATTAGTTGGGATTAGTTTATGCAACACGTAGAACGTTCTTATACGTCCGATCATCAATCAACGGGCAGGATTTCGCCATCGTCGTGTTCTTCGCTCTTGAGGAAAACGACTAGGAGTCCTAACGGTCGAAAAATAGCAATCGCCAACTCCATTCAATTGAATAGTAATAAATTAGGGTTTGAGACCTCGCTCCATTTGctcttttattagtattttccaAACTCGTACTTTCGAGAAACCCTACAAGCGTGATCGCTGCGCGGAGCAAGGCATAACCTTTTCTATTGCATTCTCCCTCCTCGATCCATTCCAGTACGATTCTAGTCGATCTATTTGATTGTTTCTTCCGTGTTTTGATCTCTTATGTGGCTTCTAGGGTTTGTAGATCGTAATATTTTgtttaatctgttaaaaaatagatcTTTTTTCAGTTATTTTTGAAAGGTTTGTGATCGGTTGCTCTATATATTTCGAGATTAGTTACTGTTCCAGTCTCATCCATTACTCTCAATTTTAAGTGATTTATCTCTCGATTTGTAGATCGACTTAAGCAATCTACAATGTTGTTTTGCCTTTTTTTAAAttaggttttcttttttcctttattttttttagtggaAAGGttggttttttgttttgttctgttAGTAGTGTTTCTGCAGCGACTTCTACTCCAAGAATCATTTTTGTTGCAAATTGCAACTTGTTAACTACAACTGTGACGTTTTAGTACCTATCTCTAGATTTATTTTGCATTCAATTACTCTATTTTGGAGTTCTCcgttcttttcccttttttccctGCGTTTTTATTGTTAGTTTAACTCAAAAGAAAGTGATTTGGACTATCTTTTCAAGTGATCTTGGTTCGTAATGGCCTCGATATAGCATTCAATCCGTCTTATCCATTATGCTTGATGTTGTGTTATTTATTTGCTTATAGTTTTATGGATTTAACTCCAATATTTATTGTTTACTTTTTAAGTCATAAGCAGTTGAGCTTTTGATTGTGGACATTTGTTTTGGTTACACTTAGTTATTCTTTTCACCCTCTGACTTGTTCTATTGAGCATTATTCTTATTAACTTCTATTTTGCTCTTTCTGGCTTTGGAGTGGATTTGATTTCTCCAATTGTTTGATTACATATATGCAGATTTACCTGCAACATTACTTTGGTGTTGCTTCCCCTAAGATTTCATTAAATATCTGTATCTGTTTCTTGGATAGTCTTATGTTCAATTAATGCCTTGATTTCTATCTCTTGTTTATCTTGCTACCTGATAGGACTCTAGGGACCCTGTTTTTCTTGCTTGCTTTTATGGTATGTTCAGGCGTTCCCTTCCagtattcttttcctttttttcgttcatgcattcatttatttCTGCATCTtctgaaatttataaatttttttatgcaaatctTTCTTCATGTGCAGCAACTCTTTCACCAAGTTCATTTTTGTTTACTAGAAGCATATGAGTATTATTGGCATGGTTTTCCTTCTTGTTTCCCATTCACTGTATTAATCTCTTATTTCTCAATCTTCCGCTTGTCATTTTCATTTGAAATATGTCTGTCCTGTTCAAAGTTCAAAACATTGTGTTCATTTAGATATATAAGTTTTATTGTATAATGCTGCCATACATCATTCTGATCAAAACTCTTTGTTTGTGTAGGATAAATTGTTTATATCATCATGTCAAATGCAAACATAATGAGAACACCTAATGACGAGGACTCCAAACAACGATCAGTCGATTGTAGATTTTCTGGTACAAACCAATTTGATTCTGATTCGGAACTCGATCTTGACCGTAAGCCTCCAAGAGCTTTCTCGGCCCCTCCGATCAGCAAGGCAAATTGCAGTAAAAACTCCCAACATAGCCAcgaagaaaatgaagagaaaggAACTTCTACCTTCTCATTCTTTTTAGGCTTTTCAGCAGATAGAAACAGATACAGAAATGACTTTAATGGCTCAGAGAGTATTGAAAACCAGTCTGCGCAAGAGCTTGAAAATTATGCTGCATGTAAATCTGAGGAGACCACAAAGAAGGTAAATGGATGTTTGAGGATTGCGGAAGAAATTAGAGAAAGTGCTTCACGGACTCTTCTCATGTTGCATCAGCAGGGCCAGCAGATTACTCAGACTCATAAATCTGCTGTAGATATTGAGAATGACCTTAGCAGGGTATGTGTgcctatttattttcttctctttacatttattttgtcattttctttttctgtaactcatctttttgaaaataatgCTACCTACTACCAACGAAGGAAAATCATTTGAAAAAAATGACAGGAGAAAAATCAAGGAAATTGTTTGTATAAATCAATGATGATGTAGGGCACTGATTTAATCAGTTCATGCGCTTCTTCAGGGTGAAAAGCTTTTGGCGAGTCTTGGAGGAATTTTCTCTAGGACATGGAAGCCAACAAAAGCTAGCCCGATGAAGGGGCCTCTTCTAACAGGAGGTAAAGTACAACTATCTTATTAGACACTAATTCTCCTTTTTAATGCTTTTTCCTTAGCTGATGTGATCAATATACCACCAGATGATTCTTTTGAACGAGAAGGTAATCATATGGAGCAAAGACGGAGATTGGGAATATCTGGTTCTTCACTTCAATCTAGCCCTCAAAATACAGTTCATGGGCCTACATCTGCACTTGAAATAACTGAGGTAAAATACAATAGTACAAAGCTGGAAGAACTATGGCCAGCTGAAGCTATAACTGCTTATTGCTTATATTCTGATTATTTTACCAGATTGAAAAGGCAAAGCAAGATACTGCTCTTTCTGATCTGAGTAACTTACTGGGAGAGCTGAAGGAGATGGCCGTTGACATGGGTGCAGAGCTAGATAGGTTTGTATCTAATCTCTTCTTTATTATGAGCATATATCCTtcttcatgaaaaaaaaaaaaaaaaagaaaaagaaaaaaaaagaaaaccgtTCTGGCACAGCATAAAATTAGCTGAGAAAATTGCAGGTAAAATAGGAGGGCATTAAAAAGATGTCTTGTCAGTGTGCGCTTACACTGCTTAGCCTGGCATGTTGCAGCGATATTTTCTTAAACTGAGTTAATCTCATGTGTTTGCATAGCAAAATGTgcttgtcctttttttttttcacattgttTACGGCGTTAGTTGGGTAAATTTACGATCGTTGGATGCCTCGCGAAGTTAGGGACACATTTGTTACCAAAACAACAAATAGATCtgcaaaataaatgaaaaataccAAATGATAGACGACCAAATTTTGTTTGCATTTTCAATTTCGCAATGCCAAATATACTCCTGACCCAAATAGTAAGATAGAGTGACTACTACTCAAATCGaattaaataaaactaaaacaaTATCagggaaaacttaatagcaactTTTGTTTGGTGATACAGGCAAACCGCAGCTCTCGGCAATATGGAGGATGACATTGAAGTACTTAATTCGAGGGTAAAAGGAGCAAATATTCGAGGGCGACGCCTCCTTGGAAAGTAGTCTAGGTCCCAAAGATCTACACATGTTTTTCCTCATCTACTGAGGCATTTCtcggtttttcttttcttttatgtgGCGAAGGCATAATTCTGATATCTAGCAATAAACATTTCAAGGCTATTCTTAATTGAATTTTGTGATTAATATGTTTTTTTACATCATACAATTTTTTTGCAGTTACAAATTTGTTCATGCTTAGATTTCTGTTCAAACTTCCAAATTATGCAGTTAGTTTCCAAGTATTTCTTAGAGCAGAACCATaataagtataatatatatgactGGAGAATCTTAAGTTTTATTAAGAGGAGACAGATCGCTTGAAATCAATGACCCTTTAGTCATATCCTCTTCGTTTAATCTGGATTTACCAAACTCAAGTTGAGTAACGTAATTATCACTTGTTCTCaccacaaaataaaataaaatgcatgcTCCTCACCACCTTCTACTCACATTATTAGCAAGAAACGTATAAGATCGTTTTTAAACCATAGcccattttaaaataaagaccCGAACTTTAAAAACTCTAATTTTATAACATTATCTTTTAGAGTGttggtgaaaaaaaattctaaatttctgaAGATTTAGATTCGTATGGGTAAGTGCTAACCCATCCCGGTCCCGGGAAGAAAAGCCCTTTACCTTTCCTACACCCTAAATTTGAccacacttctctctctctctctctctctctctctctgtacttTTCACTCTCCCCTCTCCATTGCACCCCAATCAATCCCAAAATGTCCTCTCCTCGCCCCCATCACcatccccaccaccaccaccactgcaACTCCCACCACTACTATTCTCcttcttgctgctgctgctcctcctcctcctactacTCTTCTGCTGCTTCGTGCTGCTGCGGCTGCTGCAactcctcttctcctccaccaTCACTACCGCCTCCTCCCTCcaacgccaccgccgccgcagaTCCCCTTCTCCATGCCCTAGCCGACCACCTCCTCCTAATCCTCCAATCCCCCAAACCCTcttcccctcctccccctcctctctaCTCCTATCCCCATCTCAAACCCTACCCATCTCCCCAAACCCATCAACCCCCACCTCA encodes:
- the LOC109712971 gene encoding UDP-glucose 6-dehydrogenase 4 produces the protein MVKICCIGAGYVGGPTMAVIALKCPSIEVVVVDISTTRIAAWNSDQLPIYEPGLEDVVKECRGRNLFFSVDVEKHVSEADIIFVSVNTPTKTRGLGAGKAADLTYWESAARMIANVSKSDKIVVEKSTVPVKTAEAIEKILTHNSKGINYQILSNPEFLAEGTAISDLFNPDRVLIGGRETPEGRKAVQALKEVYAHWVPEDRILTTNLWSAELSKLAANAFLAQRISSVNAISALCEATGANVSEVAYSVGKDSRIGPKFLNASVGFGGSCFQKDILNLVYICECNGLPEVANYWKQVIKINDYQKSRFVNRVVSSMFNTVAGKKIAVLGFAFKKDTGDTRETPAIDVCKGLLGDKATISIYDPQVTEDQIQRDLAMNKFDWDHPIHLQPMSPTAVKQVSVTWDAYEATKGAHGVCILTEWDEFKNLDYEKIYENMQKPAFLFDGRNVVDPVKLRAIGFIVYAIGKPLDAWLKDLPAVA
- the LOC109712973 gene encoding putative SNAP25 homologous protein SNAP30 — translated: MSNANIMRTPNDEDSKQRSVDCRFSGTNQFDSDSELDLDRKPPRAFSAPPISKANCSKNSQHSHEENEEKGTSTFSFFLGFSADRNRYRNDFNGSESIENQSAQELENYAACKSEETTKKVNGCLRIAEEIRESASRTLLMLHQQGQQITQTHKSAVDIENDLSRGEKLLASLGGIFSRTWKPTKASPMKGPLLTGDDSFEREGNHMEQRRRLGISGSSLQSSPQNTVHGPTSALEITEIEKAKQDTALSDLSNLLGELKEMAVDMGAELDRQTAALGNMEDDIEVLNSRVKGANIRGRRLLGK